A region from the Arvicola amphibius chromosome 12, mArvAmp1.2, whole genome shotgun sequence genome encodes:
- the Hrc gene encoding sarcoplasmic reticulum histidine-rich calcium-binding protein isoform X2 yields the protein MGFQGPWLYTCLLWATVASLLFPPLVTQELRGAGLGLGNWNNNAGIPGSSEDTSAEFGHHIYSRGGHRGEKDKDHREEDDDFSREYGHRLQDHRYPGHEAGEENVSEEVFRGHVRQPHGHRGHDNEDLGNSAEPEDHFPRRRSHSHEDEDEDSIVSSEDHHGHGGEDDGEEVENSDDKHKAHGHQSHQSHSEEGGEEGSDEHHHAHSHRHEGHKDEDDDDEDEEEEEEEDDDSTEHGHQVHRHQGHDDDDDDDDDDDDDDDGSIEHGHQVHRHRGHEDDDEEEEEDDDDDDGSIEHGHQVHRHQGDEKEDDEDNSDEGYYHVPSRGHQSHQDEEEEDEAVSTEHWHPSPRHTHHGLGSENQEEGVTVKFSHHTASHQPQGHKSDKEEDFPEEYMTEVPGHHHHRVSREGDGDISAEFGHEVPSHRPQDQDKQISQGHREFVQGDIDHQPLQPTGAGSEESRKEDDHSSQEEDKDSEQSKGSRSEEEEEVHSLPKSQEDEEKEEKDEQESREDRTEVRTPVSRHRKQEEEEEEEEEEEIPEENLLPFTIIPNPLAGREVDREGSSEEESREVTGQHDAQKHENYQPGSLCGYCSFCNRCTECESCHCDEENMGEHCDQCQHCQFCYLCPLVCETLCTPGSYIDYFSSSLYQALADMLETPEP from the exons ATGGGCTTCCAGGGGCCTTGGTTGTATACTTGTCTCCTTTGGGCCACAGTAGCCAGCCTGCTGTTCCCTCCACTGGTGACCCAGGAGCTGAGAGGGGCTGGGCTGGGCCTTGGCAACTGGAACAACAATGCCGGCATCCCTGGGTCTTCAGAGGACACGTCGGCTGAGTTTGGCCACCACATCTACAGTCGTGGGGGCCATCGGGGTGAGAAGGACAAAGACCACAGGGAAGAGGATGACGATTTCTCCAGGGAATATGGCCACCGGCTCCAAGACCACAGATACCCTGGCCACGAGGCTGGAGAGGAGAATGTCTCTGAAGAGGTCTTCAGAGGGCATGTTAGACAGCCCCACGGGCACAGAGGACATGATAATGAAGATTTGGGGAACTCAGCGGAGCCTGAGGACCACTTCCCCAGACGGAGGAGTCACAGccatgaagatgaagatgaggatAGCATTGTCTCCAGTGAGGATCACCATGGCCACGGAGGGGAAGATGATGGGGAGGAAGTAGAGAACTCTGATGATAAGCACAAGGCCCATGGTCACCAGAGCCACCAGAGCCACTCAGAGGAAGGAGGTGAAGAGGGTTCAGATGAACACCATCATGCCCACAGCCATAGACATGAAGGCCACAAAGacgaagatgatgatgatgaagatg aagaagaagaagaagaagaagatgacgACTCCACTGAACATGGGCACCAGGTCCACAGACACCAaggccatgatgatgatgatgatgatgatgatgatgatgatgatgatgatgatggctcCATAGAGCATGGGCACCAGGTCCACAGACACCGAGGccatgaagatgatgatgaagaagaagaagaagatgatgatgatgatgatggctcCATAGAGCATGGGCACCAGGTCCACAGACACCAAGGAGATGAGAAGGAAGATGATGAAGATAACTCAGATGAAGGCTACTATCATGTCCCCAGCCGTGGCCACCAAAGCCAccaagatgaggaagaggaagatgaggctgTATCCACTGAACATTGGCACCCATCTCCTAGACATACTCACCATGGTCTTGGAAGTGAGAATCAAGAAGAGGGGGTAACAGTCAAGTTCAGCCACCATACTGCAAGCCACCAACCCCAAGGCCACAAGTCTGACAAGGAGGAGGACTTCCCAGAAGAGTATATGACAGAAGTTCCTGGCCATCACCACCACAGAGTCtccagggagggagatggggacaTTTCTGCTGAGTTTGGCCATGAGGTCCCCAGTCACAGGCCACAAGATCAAGATAAACAGATCAGCCAGGGTCACAGAGAGTTTGTCCAAGGTGACATTGATCATCAGCCCCTACAGCCCACAGGGGCTGGTTCCGAGGAATCAAGGAAGGAAGATGACCACAGCTCTCAAGAGGAAGACAAAGACTCAGAGCAGAGCAAAGGATCTCGcagtgaagaggaggaggaggttcaCAGCCTCCCCAAGAGCCAGGaagatgaggaaaaggaagaaaaagatgagcAAGAGAGTAGGGAAGACAGGACGGAGGTTCGGACTCCAGTGAGCCGTCACagaaagcaggaggaagaggaggaagaggaggaagaggaggagatccCGGAAGAAAACCTGCTACCCTTCACCATCATCCCAAACCCCCTGGCAGGAAGGGAGGTGGACAGagaaggttccagcgaggaggagAGCCGTGAGGTCACAG GTCAGCACGATGCCCAGAAGCATGAGAACTACCAGCCAGGGTCCCTGTGTGGTTATTGTTCTTTCTGCAAT AGATGTACTGAATGTGAAAGCTGTCATTGTGATGAGGAGAACATGGGGGAACACTGTGACCAGTGTCAG CACTGCCAATTCTGCTACCTCTGCCCGCTGGTCTGTGAAACCCTCTGCACTCCAG
- the Hrc gene encoding sarcoplasmic reticulum histidine-rich calcium-binding protein isoform X1 yields MGFQGPWLYTCLLWATVASLLFPPLVTQELRGAGLGLGNWNNNAGIPGSSEDTSAEFGHHIYSRGGHRGEKDKDHREEDDDFSREYGHRLQDHRYPGHEAGEENVSEEVFRGHVRQPHGHRGHDNEDLGNSAEPEDHFPRRRSHSHEDEDEDSIVSSEDHHGHGGEDDGEEVENSDDKHKAHGHQSHQSHSEEGGEEGSDEHHHAHSHRHEGHKDEDDDDEDGDFTERGHQAHRHRGHEEEEEEEEEEEEEEEEEEEEEEEEEEEEEDDDSTEHGHQVHRHQGHDDDDDDDDDDDDDDDGSIEHGHQVHRHRGHEDDDEEEEEDDDDDDGSIEHGHQVHRHQGDEKEDDEDNSDEGYYHVPSRGHQSHQDEEEEDEAVSTEHWHPSPRHTHHGLGSENQEEGVTVKFSHHTASHQPQGHKSDKEEDFPEEYMTEVPGHHHHRVSREGDGDISAEFGHEVPSHRPQDQDKQISQGHREFVQGDIDHQPLQPTGAGSEESRKEDDHSSQEEDKDSEQSKGSRSEEEEEVHSLPKSQEDEEKEEKDEQESREDRTEVRTPVSRHRKQEEEEEEEEEEEIPEENLLPFTIIPNPLAGREVDREGSSEEESREVTGQHDAQKHENYQPGSLCGYCSFCNRCTECESCHCDEENMGEHCDQCQHCQFCYLCPLVCETLCTPGSYIDYFSSSLYQALADMLETPEP; encoded by the exons ATGGGCTTCCAGGGGCCTTGGTTGTATACTTGTCTCCTTTGGGCCACAGTAGCCAGCCTGCTGTTCCCTCCACTGGTGACCCAGGAGCTGAGAGGGGCTGGGCTGGGCCTTGGCAACTGGAACAACAATGCCGGCATCCCTGGGTCTTCAGAGGACACGTCGGCTGAGTTTGGCCACCACATCTACAGTCGTGGGGGCCATCGGGGTGAGAAGGACAAAGACCACAGGGAAGAGGATGACGATTTCTCCAGGGAATATGGCCACCGGCTCCAAGACCACAGATACCCTGGCCACGAGGCTGGAGAGGAGAATGTCTCTGAAGAGGTCTTCAGAGGGCATGTTAGACAGCCCCACGGGCACAGAGGACATGATAATGAAGATTTGGGGAACTCAGCGGAGCCTGAGGACCACTTCCCCAGACGGAGGAGTCACAGccatgaagatgaagatgaggatAGCATTGTCTCCAGTGAGGATCACCATGGCCACGGAGGGGAAGATGATGGGGAGGAAGTAGAGAACTCTGATGATAAGCACAAGGCCCATGGTCACCAGAGCCACCAGAGCCACTCAGAGGAAGGAGGTGAAGAGGGTTCAGATGAACACCATCATGCCCACAGCCATAGACATGAAGGCCACAAAGacgaagatgatgatgatgaagatggtgaTTTCACTGAGCGTGGGCACCAGGCCCACAGACACCGAGgccatgaagaagaagaagaagaagaagaagaagaagaagaagaagaagaagaagaagaagaagaagaagaagaagaagaagaagaagaagaagatgacgACTCCACTGAACATGGGCACCAGGTCCACAGACACCAaggccatgatgatgatgatgatgatgatgatgatgatgatgatgatgatgatggctcCATAGAGCATGGGCACCAGGTCCACAGACACCGAGGccatgaagatgatgatgaagaagaagaagaagatgatgatgatgatgatggctcCATAGAGCATGGGCACCAGGTCCACAGACACCAAGGAGATGAGAAGGAAGATGATGAAGATAACTCAGATGAAGGCTACTATCATGTCCCCAGCCGTGGCCACCAAAGCCAccaagatgaggaagaggaagatgaggctgTATCCACTGAACATTGGCACCCATCTCCTAGACATACTCACCATGGTCTTGGAAGTGAGAATCAAGAAGAGGGGGTAACAGTCAAGTTCAGCCACCATACTGCAAGCCACCAACCCCAAGGCCACAAGTCTGACAAGGAGGAGGACTTCCCAGAAGAGTATATGACAGAAGTTCCTGGCCATCACCACCACAGAGTCtccagggagggagatggggacaTTTCTGCTGAGTTTGGCCATGAGGTCCCCAGTCACAGGCCACAAGATCAAGATAAACAGATCAGCCAGGGTCACAGAGAGTTTGTCCAAGGTGACATTGATCATCAGCCCCTACAGCCCACAGGGGCTGGTTCCGAGGAATCAAGGAAGGAAGATGACCACAGCTCTCAAGAGGAAGACAAAGACTCAGAGCAGAGCAAAGGATCTCGcagtgaagaggaggaggaggttcaCAGCCTCCCCAAGAGCCAGGaagatgaggaaaaggaagaaaaagatgagcAAGAGAGTAGGGAAGACAGGACGGAGGTTCGGACTCCAGTGAGCCGTCACagaaagcaggaggaagaggaggaagaggaggaagaggaggagatccCGGAAGAAAACCTGCTACCCTTCACCATCATCCCAAACCCCCTGGCAGGAAGGGAGGTGGACAGagaaggttccagcgaggaggagAGCCGTGAGGTCACAG GTCAGCACGATGCCCAGAAGCATGAGAACTACCAGCCAGGGTCCCTGTGTGGTTATTGTTCTTTCTGCAAT AGATGTACTGAATGTGAAAGCTGTCATTGTGATGAGGAGAACATGGGGGAACACTGTGACCAGTGTCAG CACTGCCAATTCTGCTACCTCTGCCCGCTGGTCTGTGAAACCCTCTGCACTCCAG